One stretch of Manis pentadactyla isolate mManPen7 chromosome 10, mManPen7.hap1, whole genome shotgun sequence DNA includes these proteins:
- the LOC118927166 gene encoding keratin, type II cytoskeletal 73-like → MSRQFTCKSGAAAKGGFSGCSAVLSGVSSSSYRAAGKGLSGGFGSQSLYNLGDTQSISLNVACDSGWAGGYGFGRGRASGFAGSMFGSVALGPVCPTVCLPGGIHQVTINKSLLTPLNVELDPKIQKVRAQEREQIKALNNKFVSFIDKVCFLEQQNQVLETKWELLQQLDLNNCRKNLEPILEGYISNLRKQLETLSGDRVRLDSELRSVRDVVEDYKKRYEEEINKRTTAENEFVVLKKDVDTAYMSKVEPHVKVDALDEEMKFFKGLYEEEIAQIQSHISDTSVILSMDNNRSLDLDSIIAEVRAQYEEIAQRSKAEAKALYQTKFQELQLAAGQHGDDLKHTKNEISELTRLTQRLRSEIESVKKQCSNLEMAITDAEQRGDCALKDARAKLDELEAALHQAKEELARMLREHQELMSTKLALDIEIVTYRKLLEGEESRMSGEYTNSVSVSVLSSSTAGTTGAGTGFGLSGAGVCGYWPGSVSRGYSMLSGGCVTGSGNCSPWREVRTRLGSASEFSDLLGKTSALPTKKTMR, encoded by the exons ATGAGCCGCCAATTCACCTGCAAGTCGGGGGCTGCCGCCAAGGGGGGCTTCAGTGGCTGCTCGGCAGTCCTCTCGGGGGTTAGCTCATCCTCCTACCGGGCAGCGGGCAAAGGGCTCAGTGGGGGCTTCGGAAGTCAGAGCCTCTACAACCTGGGGGACACCCAGAGCATCTCCCTCAATGTGGCCTGTGACAGTGGATGGGCAGGGGGCTATGGATTTGGCCGGGGCCGGGCCAGTGGCTTTGCTGGAAGCATGTTTGGCAGTGTGGCCCTGGGTCCTGTGTGCCCGACTGTGTGCCTGCCGGGGGGCATCCACCAGGTCACCATCAACAAGAGCCTCCTGACCCCCCTCAACGTGGAGCTGGACCCCAAGATTCAGAAAGTGCGAGCCCAGGAGCGGGAGCAGATCAAGGCTCTGAACAATAAGTTTGTCTCCTTCATCGACAAG GTGTGTTTCCTGGAGCAGCAGAACCAGGTGCTGGAGACCAAGTGGGAGCTGCTGCAGCAGCTGGACCTGAACAACTGCAGGAAGAATCTGGAGCCCATCCTTGAGGGCTACATCAGCAACCTGCGGAAGCAGCTGGAAACGCTGTCCGGGGACAGGGTGAGGCTGGACTCGGAGCTGAGGAGCGTGCGGGACGTGGTGGAGGACTACAAGAAGCG GTATGAGGAGGAAATAAACAAGCGCACAACTGCTGAGAATGAATTTGTGGTGCTTAAGAAG GATGTGGACACGGCTTACATGAGCAAGGTGGAGCCTCACGTCAAGGTGGATGCCCTGGATGAAGAAATGAAGTTCTTCAAGGGCCTGTATGAGGAG GAGATTGCTCAGATCCAGTCCCACATCAGTGACACATCTGTCATCCTGTCCATGGACAATAACCGCAGCCTGGACCTGGACAGCATCATCGCCGAGGTCCGCGCCCAGTACGAGGAGATAGCCCAGAGGAGCAAGGCCGAGGCCAAGGCCCTGTACCAGACCAAG TTCCAGGAGCTCCAGCTGGCAGCTGGCCAGCATGGGGATGACCTCAAACACACCAAGAACGAGATCTCAGAACTGACCCGGCTCACCCAAAGGCTGCGCTCGGAGATCGAGAGTGTGAAGAAGCAG TGCTCCAACCTGGAGATGGCCATCACCGATGCCGAGCAGCGGGGCGACTGTGCCCTGAAGGATGCCCGGGCCAAGCTGGATGAGCTGGAGGCCGCCCTGCACCAGGCCAAGGAGGAGCTGGCCCGGATGCTGCGGGAGCATCAGGAGCTCATGAGCACAAAGCTGGCCCTGGACATAGAGATTGTCACCTACCGCAAGCTGCTGGAGGGCGAGGAGAGCCG GATGTCTGGAGAATACACCAATTCTGTGAGCGTCT CGGTCCTCAGCAGCTCCACGGCCGGGACCACAGGCGCGGGGACCGGCTTTGGGCTCAGTGGTGCTGGAGTCTGTGGCTACTGGCCTGGCTCTGTCAGCAGGGGCTACAGCATGCTGTCTGGGGGCTGTGTCACTGGCAGTGGGAACTGCAGCCCCTGGCGGGAGGTCAGAACCAGGCTGGGCAGTGCCAGTGAATTCAGTGATCTCCTTGGGAAGACCTCAGCTCTGCCCACCAAGAAAACCATGAGATAA
- the LOC118927183 gene encoding LOW QUALITY PROTEIN: keratin, type II cytoskeletal 72-like (The sequence of the model RefSeq protein was modified relative to this genomic sequence to represent the inferred CDS: inserted 3 bases in 2 codons; substituted 1 base at 1 genomic stop codon), producing MEEGGEDGKPSRLCPSRPRSPPSSSRQLHNYPCGELLGFSGCSAVILGRVSSSSTSFWAGVKGTAAFKSRSPFSLWGGRCLALSMAEQARVHALSHCMGSGSGRLGSCMGPIFSSAQLGPACWSVCQPGGIPQVTVSKSLLAPLNVGLDPEIQKVCSQEWEQIKALNNKFASFIDKVWFLEQQNQVLETKWDLLQQLDLNNGKKNXIYEGYISDLQKQLEAQTGDRVRLDSELRSVHDLVEDYKKRYEVEINRHTVAENELVGLKKDVDAAYMNKIELQAKVDSLTDEIRFFKCLCEGEIAQIQCHISDTSVILSLDNNRDVDLDSIIAEVCTQYKDITQRSKAEAEVLCQTKVQELPVTAGQHGDDFTLTXAEISELNRLIQRIHSEIGNMKKQCTNPEAAIADAEQXGNCALRDAWAKLDELEAALHQAKEELAWILHEYQELMNVKLALDMEIATYLKLLEGEESRMSGEYPNSMSISIISNASAGARAAGFSVGFGASSGCSYKPAADVTTKGSCGSDFKDPLAKTWGAAV from the exons ATGGAGGAG GGCGGGGAGGACGGGAAGCCCAGCCGCCTGTGCCCCTCTCGGCCTCGCAGTCCTCCCAGCTCCAGCCGCCAGCTGCACAACTACCCCTGTGGGGAGCTCCTGGGCTTCAGTGGCTGCTCTGCCGTCATCTTGGGCCGGGTCAGCAGCAGCTCCACCTCATTCTGGGCCGGCGTCAAGGGGACGGCAGCCTTCAAGAGCAGGAGCCCCTTCAGCCTCTGGGGTGGCCGTTGTCTGGCCCTGAGCATGGCCGAGCAGGCCAGGGTCCACGCACTGAGCCACTGTATGGGCTCTGGCAGTGGCCGCCTGGGTAGCTGCATGGGCCccattttcagcagtgctcagctGGGGCCTGCGTGTTGGTCTGTGTGCCAGCCCGGTGGCATCCCTCAGGTCACTGTCAGCAAGAGCCTCCTGGCCCCCCTCAACGTGGGGCTGGACCCTGAGATCCAGAAGGTGTGTTCCCAGGAGTGGGAGCAGATCAAGGCTCTGAACAACAAGTTCGCCTCCTTCATCGACAAG GTGTGGTTCCTGGAGCAGCAGAACCAGGTGCTGGAGACCAAGTGGGACCTGCTGCAGCAGCTGGACCTAAACAATGGCAAGAAGAA CATTTACGAGGGCTACATCAGTGACCTGCAGAAGCAGCTGGAGGCACAGACAGGAGACAGGGTGCGGCTGGACTCGGAGCTGAGGAGCGTGCATGATCTGGTAGAGGACTACAAGAAGCG GTATGAGGTGGAGATTAACAGACACACAGTTGCTGAGAATGAGCTTGTGGGGCTCAAGAAG GATGTGGATGCTGCCTACATGAACAAGATTGAGCTCCAGGCCAAGGTGGACTCCTTGACAGATGAGATCAGATTCTTCAAATGCCTCTGTGAAGGG GAGATTGCTCAGATCCAGTGTCACATCAGTGACACGTCTGTCATCTTGTCCTTGGACAACAACCGGGACGTGGACCTGGACAGCATCATTGCGGAGGTCTGCACCCAGTACAAGGACATCACCCAGAGAAGCAAGGCCGAGGCCGAGGTGCTGTGCCAGACCAAG GTCCAGGAGCTACCAGTCACAGCTGGCCAGCATGGCGATGACTTCACACTCA CGGCTGAGATCTCAGAGCTCAACCGGCTGATCCAGAGGATCCATTCAGAGATAGGGAACATGAAGAAGCAG TGCACCAACCCAGAGGCAGCCATTGCTGATGCTGAGCAGTGAGGCAACTGTGCCCTGAGGGATGCCTGGGCCAAGCTGGACGAGCTGGAGGCCGCCCTGCACCAGGCCAAGGAGGAGCTGGCCTGGATTCTGCATGAGTACCAGGAGCTCATGAACGTCAAGCTGGCCCTGGACATGGAGATCGCCACCTACCTCAAGCTGCTGGAGGGCGAGGAGAGCCG GATGTCTGGTGAATACCCCAACTCCATGAGCATCT CCATCATCAGCAACGCCAGCGCGGGGGCAAGGGCCGCTGGCTTCAGCGTGGGCTTTGGTGCCTCGAGTGGTTGCAGCTACAAACCTGCAGCAGATGTCACCACCAAAGGCAGCTGTGGGAGCGACTTCAAGGATCCCCTTGCCAAAACCTGGGGTGCAGCAGTGTGA